The following coding sequences lie in one Rutidosis leptorrhynchoides isolate AG116_Rl617_1_P2 chromosome 4, CSIRO_AGI_Rlap_v1, whole genome shotgun sequence genomic window:
- the LOC139842667 gene encoding uncharacterized protein, with amino-acid sequence MRAKFFWGSNVHNRKIYWIGWDQSRAGYDKGGLNIGSLRAFNIAFLCKWIWRLKKYPNSIWARMVKAIHGESAGADGTTLMIRGTWSNIVDSFYKSTRNRLLPANVLRAKIGDGHSFRFWHDNWLGNGLLKDRFRRLYHLDSNKYCSVADCVSNGDWSWSWRRSDIGAPNTLLLHSMVTEIGTFQVSNGSDSWLWSLGLDGEYYVANTRNYIDDAILPTSEPFTRWLKCIPRKINVFIWRVAIDSWRKTCGDVYEFGSTSLCRSLTNGQNGSIGSTTGEKE; translated from the exons ATGCGGGCAAAATTTTTCTGGGGTTCTAATGTTCATAATCGAAAGATCTATTGGATCGGTTGGGATCAGTCTCGTGCGGGTTATGATAAGGGTGGTTTAAATATCGGGAGTTTACGTGCCTTTAACATTGCGTTTCTATGCAAGTGGATTTGGAGGTTAAAGAAGTACCCGAATTCAATTTGGGCGAGAATGGTAAAAGCTATACACGGTGAGTCTGCAGGCGCCGATGGTACTACACTTATGATTAGAGGTACGTGGTCGAATATTGTTGATTCATTTTATAAAAGTACTCGTAACAGGTTATTGCCGGCTAATGTTTTGCGGGCAAAAATTGGTGATGGTCATTCGTTTCGATTTTGGCATGACAATTGGTTGGGTAACGGGTTACTGAAGGATAGATTCCGACGTCTTTATCATCTAGATTCGAATAAATATTGCTCTGTTGCGGACTGTGTGTCGAATGGTGATTGGTCATGGTCTTGGCGTCGGTCAGACATTGGGGCACCAAACACCCTATTATTACATAGTATGGTAACTGAAATCGGAACTTTTCAGGTGTCTAATGGTTCAGATTCTTGGTTGTGGTCTTTGGGTTTAGATGGAGAGTATTATGTTGCTAATACGCGGAACTATATTGACGATGCTATTTTGCCCACCAGTGAACCATTTACTAGGTGGCTCAAATGTATCCCAAGGAAGATTAATGTTTTCATTTGGAGAGTTGCTATAGATAG TTGGCGAAAGACTTGTGGAGATGTTTACGAGTTTGGGTCGACATCACTTTGTCGGAGTTTAACGAATGGTCAGAATGGATCGATTGGTTCGACAACTGGAGAGAAAGAATGA